One Pyrus communis chromosome 13, drPyrComm1.1, whole genome shotgun sequence genomic window carries:
- the LOC137713886 gene encoding uncharacterized protein — protein sequence MVRVGPSSNLKSLHPLQVFSTLPPPPPASTLSSTMKIKALLHTLIFSHVCRVIRCLNKARSKALSILIQVLRDSQPMQLIYPTRKTKNKNKTKKIFFGSFRLHYNWCSSTHVLPVPAHVYDGLTATHLYYDSTWNSVISTDGQQCEDNHGPESQLTGYLQWLEEKKVHDNNNNSMDDDQTDANEIDKLADLFIARSHEKFILEKQESYRRFQERLARSM from the coding sequence ATGGTTAGAGTTGGACCCTCCTCCAATCTAAAATCCCTCCACCCTCTTCAAGTTTTCTCCAccttaccaccaccaccaccagctTCTACCTTGAGCTCCACCATGAAGATCAAAGCCCTACTCCACACCCTCATTTTCTCACATGTGTGCCGCGTAATTCGGTGCCTCAACAAAGCCAGATCCAAGGCCTTATCAATTCTCATCCAGGTTCTCAGAGATAGCCAACCCATGCAGCTCATCTACCCTACAAGAAAAaccaagaacaagaacaagaccaagaagataTTTTTCGGCTCGTTTAGACTGCACTACAACTGGTGCTCCTCTACGCATGTGTTGCCCGTGCCTGCGCATGTCTACGATGGATTAACAGCAACACATTTGTACTATGATTCCACATGGAATTCAGTAATTTCAACTGATGGTCAGCAATGTGAGGATAATCATGGTCCTGAGTCGCAGCTCACTGGGTACCTCCAATGGCTTGAGGAGAAGAAGGTccatgataataataataattccaTGGACGATGACCAGACCGATGCTAATGAGATCGATAAGTTAGCTGATTTGTTCATTGCTAGAAGCCATGAGAAGTTTATTTTGGAGAAGCAGGAGTCCTACAGGAGATTCCAAGAAAGGCTTGCCAGAAGCATGTGA